The Candidatus Neomarinimicrobiota bacterium genome contains the following window.
AGAAGCGATCAATCCAGTTTCTTTTTCCGGTGTGCGAGACTCGGATTTCGACGCGATCCTCCAGATTCATAGTCGCCCGAGCCTGTGCAGTATATTGGTAATCCGCCAGCAGCGCATCAAGATCACCTGACAGATCACGGTAGACGAAAAAAATGGGACTGAAGTTCGTCCGGGTCATCTCCAGCAGATTTTTACGATCGCGGATCGGACTCTGAAAAGTTTTCTCGTGAGTGTAAATATCCGATGGGGAAAGGGAGTCCAACCGGATGAGGGCCACGAAGCCCGTCCTCGTAAGGACTCGGTCATTGGGGGAACGGAAGGTCTGGTCGACTCGCCAGATTGCAGGTTCAGATACCCTAACGACAACATCCTTCTGTTGCCAGTTTTTCCATTTCTCCATGGCTTGCGTGTAGAATGTTCCTTGAGAAGATCCCGTTCTGTCCGTTTCTCCCAGGGTTAAATTGACGATGTTGAAGGGGGAAGTTGCCAGTAGCTGTGACCTCAGTTCCTTAGAGACGACGTCATAGGGCGGGGCCAGAACGGAAGTGAGATCCTGAAACCTCTCAGGATTGTAGACAAGACCTCGAAATGGACGAATTTCTACCACACGTTTCCTCCTCAACTTGCGGAATTTAACGTCCATTCACTCTCAAACAAAAGAGTGAAACATCCCGGGTAGAAGCAGTCCCGGTTTTTGAATGTTAAATGGTGCGGGTTTGTACTATATTGTAGACTCAATGAATAATCCCGATCAACCCTCGTCAGGGAAGACTGAGCCCATCCCTGTAACCACAGTTACATTCCATCTCACGGAAGATGATGTCGCCCGCTACCGGGAAGAAATTGAAAGATTTCCTTTGGAAAATGAAGGAGCGGTGCTCCGAAGTCTCCCCGAAAAGCTCAAGAGTATGGCGCGGGGACGTCACCTTTCCACCTTTGTTCTCGACCTTGTACATGATGTGGAACTTCTGTACGAAGCTCTCACGCCGAGAGAAAGGATTCCTGACCACTCAAGGAAAATGATCTTGTACGCCTTGAGGTACTTTGTGGAATCAGAAGACGAAATCCCCGATAGCATTGATATCCTCGGCTATATGGATGACGCTGTGTTGATTCGCTGGGTTGTGGATGAGATTAAGAGAAAAAGCCCGGAGATTCTTCCCGACAGTGCGTTCTAAGAGACCTCTTCGTCTTCAAACTGCCACCTGCATATTCCGCACCACCACGGTTTTCCCATATACTGGGGTCGGTTTTCATTCAATGTAAGGGGATTCCCGCACCGGGGGCAGTCCTTCTTCGTTTCCTCGGCCGGCCATGTGTAGTCAGGCTTGAACCTGATAGGCGGGTCAAATATTCCGTGATCTTCCACGAGCTTAATTTATGTCATGAGGATTTGTAAACGAAAAGCAATCGTTACCTTGAACCAGAAAGAATAAGGCACCCAATTCGGGAAGATCTCAGGTCCAGGGTGCTGGAGTTTTTCCTCGAGGGATTCCCAGGTGGCACTCTCTCATCCGTGGTGTTCTTCCTACCTGATTGTCCACAGTACATTACTCTCTGTTCTTTCTCATCTTGTTATGGCATGTTCAGAACGAACAATGTTGCCGCCAGGACGACTCCCGCAAACGATTTTGCCAAGAAGCGTAATTTTCGCGACTTCAACTCTTTATCATAGGGTCTCCACCACAGGTTCACTGAAACCGTCTGTCCGGGAACAATGTAGACCGTCTCCAGTGCCTTCGAAATCATACGCTTAATTTCATCTTCCCCGTAGTACTGGTGGAGGAGATCCATGAACTCTGGTTGGAGATAGGTCACCGTATGCTGTCCCGGAGGCAGAGGAATGGGCTTTTCAATGGGAACGTGACCGGCCAGCATGTCATCCACATAGATATTTATACCGGGAGAGTCGCATTCAACGACGAGATAACCGAAGGTCTCGAGAGTGGTGTCCTCCATTAAGGAATCCTGGTTCGCTGACAAACGCGCGATGCTTAGCAGACAGAGGAATAATATGGTGGCGCTTCGGTTTGACACAGCTCGGATTAATAAAGTTAACGGTTTATTATTGAGGAGACTATTGTAAAATTATCTGTGGAGAGCGACGTAGAACAGTGCGTAGAACGGTTCAGGTGGCAGCCAACTGGCCGTCCAGGCAGCTTCGGGAAAACTCTCGGAAAGAGTCTGCGAACAACTGAGAGAGGCGTCTTCGGTTGCCGTCATCACGGGGGCGGGAATCTCTGCCGAGAGCGGTGTCCCTACTTTCAGGGGTCAGAACGGCCTGTGGAATAAGTTTCGCCCGGAAGAATTGGCCAACTTCAACGCTTTCATTCAGAATCCGGAACTCGTACAGGATTGGTACGCTCACAGGAGGGAGATCCTCCACCGAGTGAAGCCAAATCCTGGACATTACGCTCTCGTAAAACTTGAAGAGTTGACTCAAGATTTCATGTTGATCACCCAAAACATAGATGATCTTCACCAGACGGCCGGGAGTGGAAATATAGTTGAACTCCACGGAAACATCTTCAAGAACTACTGCATCACGTGCGGGATGAGGTACGATGAGAGAGATTTGCCCGAGCAGGTCAGCGAAATCTGGTTGTGTGAATGCGGTGGATTCGTCCGTCCCGATGTGGTTTGGTTCGGCGAACTTCTCCCCGCGGAAGAATTTCAGAAAGCGGAACAGTTCTGCCGAAGATGTGACATACTTCTATCCGTGGGGACATCTGGCGTTGTTCATCCTGCCGCAGGTTTGCCACTGACTGCAAGAGAAGGTGGCGCCTTCATAGTGGAAGTCAATCCGGAGCCAACGGAAATATCGTCGATGGCGGATGTCGTGTTTCGTCAGAACGCCGGCACTATACTGCCCCTAATTGTGGATCGTTTGGCATGACTGTGGGTCGACGCTATCTGGGCCTGGTGACTCTCCTGGTCTTTTCCGTTTCGTGTGCTTATTTCAACACGTTCTACAACGCGGAGCGTTATTTCAAGGGTGCCGAAAAGGAAATCCGTAAAGCGGGGAGAGAGACAGAACTGAGTAGAAAGACAACGGATGCTCTCAACAAGACAGTCGCGAAAACTTCCATCGTTTTGGAGAAGTATCCGGACAGCAGGTTTCGCGACGACGCACTTCTACTCCAGGGGAAAGCCCTCTACTACCTTGGGGACTATTCAAGGGCGCTGGAAGCTTTCAGAAGAATTACAGACGGAGAGTTAGACACCCCTCTGAAAGGCGAGGCGAGAGTGTGGACTGTCCTATGTAGAGTGAAGTTGGGCGATCAAGTTCAAGCACTGGGTGAAGTGAAAGAACTGCTGAACAGCGAGAGTGGCCTACCCGGACCAATCTTGGCACTCGCCTTCGAAACCGCGGCAGAGATTCATCTGGAACTCCACAATGTTGATTCTGCGATCCATTATTTCGATCAATCCGCAAGATATTTGAGACGAGGGAGTGAACAGTCCAGGTTATATCTCATCATCGCCGAGTTGGCGTTTCGTGACTCCCTCTATGATTCGGCAAGGGAATACTATGAAAAGGTTATCCAGCAATCGGCAGACACCCATCAAGTGGAGAAGGCGCACCTCCAAATCGTGAAGATTACCCGAATTCAGCAGAAATGGGACGAGACGACCAGCGAGATTCAGAGGCTCTTGCTCAGCGAGAAATTTTCTGACATTCGTCCCCAGCTCTACCTTGAGCTTGCAAAACTCTACGAAATGCAGTCGAGGTTCACGGAAGGGATTAACCGTCTGGAGCTCATAACTCAGGAATTTCCCCGGACCGAGATGTCCGCGGAAGCATACTTTCACCTGGGACGTCTTACTCTGGCTACGAGAGCCAGGTATGAGCAGGCGAGGAAATACTACGAAAAAGTCTCCAGTGAAGCTCGTTCTTCGATATTCGCTCCTTCTGCCCGAGCAAAAGTTAAGGAAATAGACGCGATACTTCTGGTAGTGAAGAGAATCGGGGAACTTGAGGAATCTCTGGGGGAGGCAAATGAAGTTCACGGGGACTCCGTTCTGCTCGATTCCACGGGGCTACTCCATGAGCTTGCCGAAAAGCTCTATTCTCAGGGAGAATTGCTCGCGTTTCATTTCGACAAGCCGGACAGTGGAATCCGGATCTTTGAGCGCCTTGTGAATGAAATCCCATCGAGTCCGAAGCGGGCCAAGGCTCTTTTTTCCCTGGCTCAATTGTACTGGAGGAAGGGGGACTCTGAAAAAGCGGAGAGATACGCCCGTCAGTTAGTTGAAGACTACCCTTTCACCGAGTTTGCGGAAAGAGCCTCAGCGTCGCT
Protein-coding sequences here:
- a CDS encoding PEGA domain-containing protein, giving the protein MEDTTLETFGYLVVECDSPGINIYVDDMLAGHVPIEKPIPLPPGQHTVTYLQPEFMDLLHQYYGEDEIKRMISKALETVYIVPGQTVSVNLWWRPYDKELKSRKLRFLAKSFAGVVLAATLFVLNMP
- a CDS encoding NAD-dependent deacylase produces the protein MSAESGVPTFRGQNGLWNKFRPEELANFNAFIQNPELVQDWYAHRREILHRVKPNPGHYALVKLEELTQDFMLITQNIDDLHQTAGSGNIVELHGNIFKNYCITCGMRYDERDLPEQVSEIWLCECGGFVRPDVVWFGELLPAEEFQKAEQFCRRCDILLSVGTSGVVHPAAGLPLTAREGGAFIVEVNPEPTEISSMADVVFRQNAGTILPLIVDRLA
- a CDS encoding tetratricopeptide repeat protein, whose product is MTVGRRYLGLVTLLVFSVSCAYFNTFYNAERYFKGAEKEIRKAGRETELSRKTTDALNKTVAKTSIVLEKYPDSRFRDDALLLQGKALYYLGDYSRALEAFRRITDGELDTPLKGEARVWTVLCRVKLGDQVQALGEVKELLNSESGLPGPILALAFETAAEIHLELHNVDSAIHYFDQSARYLRRGSEQSRLYLIIAELAFRDSLYDSAREYYEKVIQQSADTHQVEKAHLQIVKITRIQQKWDETTSEIQRLLLSEKFSDIRPQLYLELAKLYEMQSRFTEGINRLELITQEFPRTEMSAEAYFHLGRLTLATRARYEQARKYYEKVSSEARSSIFAPSARAKVKEIDAILLVVKRIGELEESLGEANEVHGDSVLLDSTGLLHELAEKLYSQGELLAFHFDKPDSGIRIFERLVNEIPSSPKRAKALFSLAQLYWRKGDSEKAERYARQLVEDYPFTEFAERASASLGLKMHDDAEDILEKAEKLSDTDPERSLRIYQTVLEQFPSSRFVPVALLASGNVHDLELNDLDSSLFFYERLIEEFPRSDQARYIEERYQVLRRLRESRSDTSQHAVPRALEGGPERED